Within Populus trichocarpa isolate Nisqually-1 chromosome 6, P.trichocarpa_v4.1, whole genome shotgun sequence, the genomic segment GTTGACTTAGCGGGACCAGGTAACATAAATCCATAGCCCCTTGAAATACAAAATCTGGATCCTCTAAAACCCTTAAAACACTGCTGGTTTGGTTCAGAAACGCGCTTCTCAAAGCATTGTAAACAGGTCCGAGTAAGAACGTGAACTGGGTTCCCGAGTCAACCATGGTTTGACCAGCACCTGTATGATCCGGTTCGAAAGTTGATTTCGGTATAGGAAGCAACTTATCTAAAACTTTAATGCCTTCAAGCTGTACCGTGTAGGCAACCCGATCAAAGTAAGGCAATGGGGTTGATATTTGGATTAAGGGGGTGTAGTTTAATGGCACCGACCACGTCAAATTGGACTCGCCGAGAAGTAAAAGACCCGAAAAATCGGTTCCTGAAATGCAATAAGAGAATTTCGGGAAACCCAATTGGGAAACAAAAGAGAGCGACCCACGGTTCATGCCCATTAAACCGGTACTCTTAGAATCCTCATCAGAGTTAGAACTGAAAACCGAATCCATGCACCCAAAGACCAAACCGGAAATATCGGAGCTCCCAATGTGGATAACATCGGACGCGAGATTTCCATCGGAGGACGAAGCGTCAGCATAAGAAAGGGTGGCGTGGCAGAGATTATTGGAGTCACATGAAGCAGGTATAGGGAAGTCCTGGGTCCGATTGGTGCAGGTGGGTGAAGAACAAGGGATGGTTTGGTAAGATGTGGATCGGGTCGGGTCGAATGTAGTTGGGTAGGATAGTGTTTTGTTGCAATGCAGCCAGGAGAGTTCACTTCCGGTGTCAATAACCATGGAGACATTTTGTGGTGGAGTGCCAACCGTGAGAGAGACGATAAGACTCACATTGTGGTGGAAAGGAAGCTTGTTTGGTGATCTGGGTACTGACCCGGAAGGGATAACTTGGGTTTTGAGTGGCAGGATCAGCATTTTTGGTGAAGAAGACAAGCAGTGTTGAGATTCCATAATCAAGAGAAGTGTTAAGACAGtgtgagagagaagaaaaagggaTTTGAGATATGGGTTTGTGTAAGAAGTGCAGGGAATGGAAGTGCTTTCCATGATGGAATGAAACATTACAAGTTAGGTTAAGTACTGAGAGTTAAAGATCTTTGTTAGAAACGAGAGACGAGACTGAGCAGAGAAGCGTTTATGTGGACAGAGATCTATTACTAGACACTGTTAGTGAAGAAAATCTGCAACCGTGCTTGGATTACCCAACTCTGACTTAAGAAACTTCTCTttctattttggatttttttattttttgggaggGTGATGTCTGTAGAGACAAGCTGAGAGGGTGGAGCAGTGTTGCCAAACAGAGAAGATTCTTTGAATGTTATGGTTTCTTGCAAATCCAGTAAATTAGCTTAGCTTATATCAGTTTGTTTCAAGCAGAAGCAAATGCATATGCATTCAGAGTAATCtattattattgattgattgaagGCTGAAGACATCCCTTTTTGGGAGAAATGAAAGGGACCCGGTCCACCTGTGGATTTCTTTGTCGTTCTGAAAGAATTACAGCTTCAAGTCCACATGACTCCTACACAATTAGGTCTTTCATTCACTGATGAAGGTGAACTTAACCAGTAATTAGGCTGCATGGTGAAACCAAGCCCAGTTAATGGAAACGGCGACATTCCCTTCTTGCCctaagctttttcttttttcctcttcaaaaGACTTGGCTGCATGGTGAGTTGGTAAAAAGTTCTTTTctaccaatcacaacttctctcGCACTTTCACGTTATTCATGGCTGCCCGCCACTGGACCGCAGCattcattgattatttcttcAAATCTTTTCTCCCTTCATCCCATTCATCTCACAGTTTTACCATTTTCCCCTTcattctttacatttttttttaaaaaaaaaacattaaataccCATCATGTTCTGTGGTGAATTAAATACTATAGTAgcactttttactttttagtctTACAGGACCAGTTGATATTGACACTGTACCGGCCACCGAATACCATGAATagagagttttgttttttctcctcctcACCATCCTGAATAATTATtgagaaaagataaaacaatggCACCCTCGTGCTCAAAGCATGGCTCCAATCACTTCTgtagataacaacaacaacaacgtaCGTTGCTCCCAGATTCGCCAAAATAATGGAATCTCTGTTTGAGGGGAGGGCATGATTTAGATGTTAGGTGTTCAATTCAtggaaataataattattttccatgatttttatttctttttaaatcagtatgaaatataattatttgtaaataatAACTATTAATTTCTATTTCTTAAGATAATAAAggtttgataattgataattaatcattctaagattatatatataacaaaagatGTCGTCCTTAAGAAAGTGATCATTCATGAATatgtagggaattccgaccggtgatgttctgatatttgcctATAGgaggtaaagcacactgacacaatatttaacgtggttcggcaaaccgcctacatccacgggagaagccatttgattatatagggagagaacaagatttacaacaatagaggaggaggaatcatccTCTCTTtagcaactctcaacctcactctatttctctcttctcagtgctgcaatggcagctactgctggctgccttggcagcccactctctcctacatttctcacatctttggctcttctttccctctctcaactctctcattttgctctctaacatatgcctctatttataggcatccatggcagctccacttgttctttggTCAATAATGGTGGCCACCGTCTCCAGctcattcaacaatggtggctgccaatagtcaatggttggtgccaaccatttgctgcacatgcaatggcaacaacccaacaatcaccccctttgtcattcatgtgggcaattgtcttcttgcttcttcagcacatgcttgcattctgcagctcttccaagcttaccattccgagagcgtctttggccaagtttccaggtacttgccaaacctttcaatcgcCAGAGTCATCCAAGCACCCCTTTGCTCACTCCAAAGGATCACTTCAACCAGATGGTTTGTCATAtctcatctgaagagtgtttaacgcttgtctctAGAACAACATCCCCCTTCAAGCATATCAACCATGCTTGGCCCggaatgatttatcaagccttacaccaaggcttacaacaccccctcaaacggatatttccaagtgcgacagtcattgagtattttaatgtgatcacgagctcaccactcttccaagagtctactcatcccggagttgcgtctgccctctgttcctccctaggaaccacgccttacttctccgtgagtctcccgctcttagtctcaagagtccaggtGGCTCTCCCTTTTAACCATGGggacagcccattaaaggttgatccatctctatcttcatactctgagtattacaatgtcattactgagctcaccaccttgacaagagtcaacttgttcctggaacctgcgcatgccctctgctccttcatagcagtcgcgtcttaatgctccacaagtcatccacttattttccaaggcaaatgtcttctagctcattgatctttagcatgggggcaatatccatgaaagtcaatcctgcatttgtctccatactcatcatagcctcttcattggctatacacatGTCCACTTATActagccatcacattggctctggggcgtTCTGAAATTGgactcctatcatggccctcacaccttctcctgaggtgtcttCGCCctttgtcatggggcggtccgaaattggactcatatcatggtcctcacacctttcatccgaggtgtctccgcctgtcgtcatgagacggtctgaacttggactcatatcatggtcctcacaccttctcctgaggtgtctccgcctgtcgtcatgagacggtctgaacttggactcatatcatggtcctcacaccttccatccgagatgtctccgcctgtcgtcatgagacggtctgaacttagactcatatcatggtcctcacaccttccatccgaggtgtctccgcctgtcgtcatgagacggtttGATCTTAGACTCATATAAcggtcctcacaccttctatCTGAGGTGTCTTTGCCTGTCGTTTATGCGGCGGTTTGTACTTGGGCTAGTttcatggcccacacaccttctgcctgaggtgtctccgctcatCGTCATGTGGCGGTTTGTACTTGGGCTCGTTTTATGGCCCACACCTTCTATTtgaggtgtctccgctcatCATGAAGCGGTCACATCCTCCTTCATCGGGGATGTCTCCA encodes:
- the LOC18108745 gene encoding aspartic proteinase PCS1, giving the protein MFHSIMESTSIPCTSYTNPYLKSLFLLSHTVLTLLLIMESQHCLSSSPKMLILPLKTQVIPSGSVPRSPNKLPFHHNVSLIVSLTVGTPPQNVSMVIDTGSELSWLHCNKTLSYPTTFDPTRSTSYQTIPCSSPTCTNRTQDFPIPASCDSNNLCHATLSYADASSSDGNLASDVIHIGSSDISGLVFGCMDSVFSSNSDEDSKSTGLMGMNRGSLSFVSQLGFPKFSYCISGTDFSGLLLLGESNLTWSVPLNYTPLIQISTPLPYFDRVAYTVQLEGIKVLDKLLPIPKSTFEPDHTGAGQTMVDSGTQFTFLLGPVYNALRSAFLNQTSSVLRVLEDPDFVFQGAMDLCYLVPLSQRVLPLLPTVTLVFRGAEMTVSGDRVLYRVPGELRGNDSVHCLSFGNSDLLGVEAYVIGHHHQQNVWMEFDLEKSRIGLAQVRCDLAGQRFGVAL